A stretch of DNA from Marinitoga hydrogenitolerans DSM 16785:
TAAAAACAGGAGGTGATGGGGTGAAAAAAATTATAGTAATGACATTAATTGTAATTTTATTTTTCTCCAATATATTATATGCTGGAGACGATTATTATTATTCATCAACTAATTCAATCAACCCTCAAATTCAAAATGAATTTTTAAAGTAAAAACAAATTATGAGTACCAAAGAATATTTATACTCGGTTAATTGTAGAATATATTTAAATTATAGCATATGAGGTTTTATAATACAATATATATTTATATATAAAAATTAGATTAGTGAGGTGGCATTATGGATAAGATAAGAAATAAATCTCAAAAATATAAACATTCAAAGTTTAATGTTGAAATAAAAAAAGATGATACTTGGATTATTTTTAATACATACACCCATGGAATGCTTGAATTAAATGAAGAATATTATAAAAATTACAAAAATTTTTATATTGAAAATCCAAAAATAGAGGAAAAATTTATAGAGTATGGTATGTGGATAGACAAAGAATTAGATGAAATAGATAGATTGCGTTATATACATAATAAAAATAAATTTGATAATAAAATATTTTCTTTGACAATTAAAACTACGAATAATTGCAATTTTTTATGTAGTTATTGTTATCAAAGTCATAATAAAAAAATGATGGAAAATAACACAATAAATTCTATAAAGAAATGGATAGATAAAACAATATTAGAAAATCAAATAGAAATTCTTAATATCCATTGGTTTGGCGGAGAACCTTTATTAAATCTTAATGTAATAATTGAAATAGAAAATTATATCCAAGATAACTACAAAGATGTAAATTTTTTTAGTAATTTAACAACAAACGGTTTTTTATTAACTAAAGACAATATATTAAAACTAAAAAATACAAAAATAAAAACAATCCAAATCACTTTAGATGGGGATAAAGAGCAACACAATAAGAGCAGAATATTAAGAAATAGAAAAGGTACATATGATCAAATTATAAAAAATATTTTATTACTTCTTGATATATGGCCTGAGGTAGATATAATTTTAAGATTAAATATAAATAAAAATAATGAAAATATAGAAAATTATCTTTATGAGTTAAAAAATTATAAAATTTTATCTAAAGAAAATGTAATGCTACATTTTAATGAAGCAAAAAAGTTTGATATAAATTATACCAATGAAGATATTTTTTATAATGATATTAAGGAGTATTCCAAAGTGTTATTAAAAATATATATAACTTTGTTGAGATATGGAAAAAAAATCCCTTTTTATGATATAAAAGGATATAATTGTGGCTTTGATAGAATAAATACGTTTCTTGTTGAAACAGATGGCACTCTATATCATTGTACCTCTAGTGAAAAAGAAAAAGTTTTTGAAATGGGATATATAGATAATAATGGAGATTTAAATTTGAATGAAAAGAATTATTATAAAAAAATATTAAGAAATCCATTCTCAGGAGAATGTTTAAATTGTAAAGTATTACCATGGTGTATGGGAGGATGTTTTTTGCTCGAAACAAAAAAGCTTAAAAAATGTATACCAGAAAAATATATTTTAAATGACTTGATAGAACTGTATTATGAGGAGGCAATAAATAATGAAAAAAATTCTAGATTTTAGAGAAAAAAAGAATTTAATAAAAATAATAAAATTGATAATATTTTCATTTATAGGAATAAGTTTATATTATATATTGCCACTATTTACGAAGTATTTAATTGATGATATTATAAGCACTAATAGTATTAAAGAATTAAAAATCTGGTTATTTTTGGGATCGGGATTTTCAGTATTTTTGCATCTATATATTTTTTATTTCTTAAAATATCAATGGGATAAAATACCATTATATTTTTCTGTGAAATTAAAAAAAATAATACTGGAAAAAATATTTAAAATAAAAAAATATAATTACAAAGACTTTGATAAAGGACAATTATTAAATTACCTTATTTCAGATAGTGGAACATATGCTAATGTAATGATTACTTATTTGGGAACTTTAACTATTGGAATATTGAGGGTAATTACAGGATATATAATCCTATTTATAATAAATCCAATTTTATCTTTAATAAGTGCAATATTTATTCCTTTATATGTGTTT
This window harbors:
- a CDS encoding radical SAM/SPASM domain-containing protein, coding for MDKIRNKSQKYKHSKFNVEIKKDDTWIIFNTYTHGMLELNEEYYKNYKNFYIENPKIEEKFIEYGMWIDKELDEIDRLRYIHNKNKFDNKIFSLTIKTTNNCNFLCSYCYQSHNKKMMENNTINSIKKWIDKTILENQIEILNIHWFGGEPLLNLNVIIEIENYIQDNYKDVNFFSNLTTNGFLLTKDNILKLKNTKIKTIQITLDGDKEQHNKSRILRNRKGTYDQIIKNILLLLDIWPEVDIILRLNINKNNENIENYLYELKNYKILSKENVMLHFNEAKKFDINYTNEDIFYNDIKEYSKVLLKIYITLLRYGKKIPFYDIKGYNCGFDRINTFLVETDGTLYHCTSSEKEKVFEMGYIDNNGDLNLNEKNYYKKILRNPFSGECLNCKVLPWCMGGCFLLETKKLKKCIPEKYILNDLIELYYEEAINNEKNSRF